ACCAACAGACATATTCAGTAGAATGTGTAAATGTCCTCTTCGTGATATTTGGCATTGCATTTGTCTTATACCATGTAATTATATTGTTTAATTTAAAACCTGCTCGCTTGGCATTTAAAATAATTTCCGCTATATTGTGCTGAGAACAAGAAATATAAAGGCTTCCGCCTTCTTTCAAGACTTCATAAACACCCTTTATCCAATTAAAAGAAAACGCGAAGTAGTCATCCGTATCCCACTTGTCCCACTTTTCATTCACCTTATAAAACGCTCCACCCGTTTTATTATTTGTCAGATTCAAGCCGTTTCCCGACAAATTATATGGCGGATCTGCATAAACCAAGTTTATCGTGCCCTTATCTATTTTGCCACTTAAAACTTCCAAGCAATCGCCTTGAATAATTACATTAATTTTCATTTATCAACCCTTTAAATTATTAAATTCATTGTTTAATTTATCATTATACCAACGGACTCCGTCCATTTCCCCATCATTATATGCTTTTTCAAATATTGCAAATAGTTTGTCATAATTGACATTTTCATCAACTATTTTTTCAAGAAAAATCAGATCAAGCGGTATAATCTTAAGACCTTGAACCGATTTACCGTTGTCGTAAAACGGAGTTGTTTTTCTCTGTCTGAAATCACAAAGTACATTATTATCAATAAAGTTTGCTAAAAATACTGCATATGCATTTTCATTAATTCTAATCAAATACTGTCCTAGATGCCTGCTTACAGGTTCCATTTCGTTTCTTCTCTGACTATCCTTCTCTGTCAAAGTTACTTCAAGAAGCAAATCGTGATCAGGCAAATCATTATATCCCCGGTACTTAAATACTATATCAGACTGCCCCCCAGCCGCATGCACTTTCGGCAATAAATTAACATCCAAAGTCAGATTTAACGCTTCAAGAACATCAACTTTTCTCTCGCTGATAAGATACCAGATGATTGCCATTACGTACTCAAAAATGGTCGGGATACTGGCTTCACAATCTTTAAAGTGACTTGCTATATCGGCATCATTTCGGTTTTTAAACCATAAAAACATGTTCTTAATATCTTCAGGTTTGAATTTATCAAGTATTATTTTGTTCAGACGCTGTACCCGTTTGCCATGAACATACTGCGCCGCAGGTTTTGAAATATCATAGTCCGGATATAAAGTTGCTATGGATTTCCTAAGAACATCCTCGGATTTTATTAAATACGGATAAACATCTTCAATATTCAAGTCTTTACCGAAATTGGCGGCATCATTATCGGTGTAGTTAATTGTTTCATCCCTGAGTTTGTCAACAATTGGCGCGAAATATGCCTTTGGTATTATGTCAAGAGTTGCCTTACCGTCAGCAAAAACAATGGTTTCTGTCAGGCTTAAAAACCTTTTATTTAAATCAAAATAATCATCAAGTGTTGCAATCCATTTATTTACGTGCAAGAAATAAAAAAATTCTGTTTTAAATTCATTTTCGTTTTTTATTTTTACTATTCTGGATCCGTCAAGTGCTGATATATTTTCATCTTCACCGTTTTTGAGTTTAGCGCTACCAAACAATAGCTTCGACCAATTTTTTTTAATCTCGCCATCTTTAACTTTTTTTAATTGACTTAACAATCCTTCAACAGCCTTTTTCCTAGCTTTATCAGTTTTACAAGATTGAAAAACAAGTATTTGGTTATAAATATAGAAGTATATTTCATCATATTTTTTTCCTTTCCTGCCTATCCCGATAGCCGCAAACTTTTCCGCCGTATCAACTTTTTCATTTAGAAAATAATCAAGCGCCGATTTATAATTCGTCATCTGCTCAATTTTACCACGCAAGAACACTTCAACAGTCAGTTTGCCCGCTCTAAACTTTTTAATAGCACCAATAGTCTCATTGGCCTCTTCCACCGTCTTACAAAGCGGGACAAAATAAGTTAATTCCTCGTAAGTCAGATATTCAAGTACAAGCAGCATGTATATTATTATTTGATAAGGTTTGATTTTGAATTCTTTATAATCCCTGCCATTAAAGTCCATGCGCAGCTTCAACATCTGTTTAAAAAAAATAAAAGCTTCCGGTTTTAATTTTAAAATATTGGCATTTCCAGCAGAACTGCTCTCGATAACCCGTATAAGCTTTTCTCCGACTTCGGTTGGTATTCGCTCTTCATCAGTGAGTCCAAGTTGTACAAGCGAAGATGTAAACTGCCTTGCGTCTTTTTCTTTTCGCTTTGCGTCTCCGGTTGCAAGTCCGGCTTTATGCATTTTATCGTAGAATTTACCCTGTAATTCCTGCCATGTCTTACCCGGATATTCAAATTTTAATTCTTTTAATATTACCAACTGACTATAAAGCTTGTACGCCAAGTCTTTTACTCTGAAACTCGTTGTTCCAAAAGACCAGCAGAAAGTCTGAAATTTCATTTCTTTATAATTGTTTTTATCTTTTTTAACCTTTATTTTTTTAGCTCTTTTTTTCATTAATTTCCCCATTTAATTTATGATACATCATACCACTACGCAGCCAGTCCTGACAGGATTTTTTGCACCACTCCCTGAATTAAAAAATGACGGTCTAATATAATTGGTTTATGCTTGGGATTTGTCGAATGCGGTAACAAGGCAACTGTATCACCGAGATCACGAAATTCCTTTATTGTGGCCTCGTCATCTATCAGTGCCACAACCAAATCGCCGTTTCTGGCGGTTTGCTGTTGCCTGACAAGAACCAGATCTCCGGAATTGATTCCTTTTTTGTTCATCGAGTCGCCTTTTGCTTTAAGCATAAAATATTTATGAGGCGGTTTTGCAAGTGTTATTGCTACAGAAATTGAATCAACAACGTTCTGTTCAGCAAGGATAGGAGAACCACAAGATACCTCTCCTACAAGTGGTATATCCACCGTATTGATCCTGCTTTCATCACCGGTAAAATCCGATATTATCCGCAGCCCTTCCGGCCCTCTTTTGACAATATTCTTTTCAGATAGTTTTTCAAGGAGGTATGACACGGCACGAGGCGAGCTAAATCCAAGGGATTTCATAAGAGCACGTACTGTAGGTGGTTTGCCATATCGCATAATGGCATTCCTTATATGTCTCAAGGCCTCTATTTCTGATTCTGATAAAGTATTTTTCATAAAGTTATTATACAAATCGTATAACAAAAGTCAAGTTAATTATACGAAACTGAAATTATAGCTTTACCTATTTTTTGCGAATCAATGACTCTTCTTTTAAATACTTTTGTCTTTTTATTTTCATAATAATCAATATTCTCCCCCATAATTTCCTTGAAATATTGGCTGTAAAACCTTATAATTACTTCTGCCTTAAGCCAAATAATGGTGGCGTAGCCAAGCGGTAAGGCACGGGTCTGCAAAACCCTTATTCATCGGTTCAATTCCGATCGCCACCTCCATAAATAAAAAAAGCGCCCCTTAAAGGGCGCTTTTTTTATTTTATACTAAATCAGGCTTAATTTTCGCCGGTTAATCTTTTTAACAATTTCGTATGGTCAGGGTGTAATAATTCAAAGTTAACACCCGCTTTCCAGATGCCTTCTTTTTTTGAATCGCTGAAGCACCATTCCACCCTTCCAAAAGTAACAACCGGCATGGGTTCATCGGGTACCAGTATTTCTATTCTTAACATCCTGCCGGGAGGTAATATATTCTTTGTAACTATCTGCAGCCCGGTTATGCTTATATCCGCGCTGTCTGCCTGTATTTCATTTTTTAAAGGGTCATCCGCTTCATTTTCTTCAAGGGTGTCGGCGGCTTTTAAAGCCACCTTTGCCTGAAAACTTACCCTTGGATGCCTTCTTTTTTCCGTGTAATTTTCCAATGCTACGTTCCTTCTTCCCAACTGTTAAGGTACTTCACCTGTTCTGGGGTAAGTTTTTCAAGTTTTACGCCCATGGATTTTAACTTTATTTCCGCTATCTTTCTGTCTATTTCTTCCGGCACCACGTATACTTTCTTTTTAAGTTTATTTCCCATCTTAACCATGTATTCCGCGCCCTGTGCCTGGTTTGCAAAGCTCATATCCATTACCATTGCCGGGTGGCCTTCTGCCGTTGCCAGGTTTACAAGCCTGCCGTCCGCAAGCAGGTTAATCTTATGGCCGTTTTTAAGTTTGTATTCAACAACCATATTCCTTACTTCTTTCTTTGTAACCGCAAGTTTTTCAAGGGCAGGCAGGTCAATTTCCGCATTAAAGTGGCCGGAGTTGCAGACTATGGCGTTGTCTTTCATCTTTTTAAAGTGTTCGGAACGGATTACATTTAAATTTCCTGTCACTGTCACAAAAACATCGCCGTAAGCCGCGGCGTCGCTCATGGGCATTACCCTGTATCCGTCCATTTTGGCTTCAAGCGCTTTAATAGGGTCAACTTCGGTTACAATAACGTTTGCACCGGCGCCCGCGCCCCTCATTGCAAGGCCTTTACCGCACCAGCCGTAGCCGCACACCACAAGTGTTGAACCCGCAAGAAGCACATTTGTCGCGCGGATTATTCCGTCAAGCGTGGACTGCCCTGTGCCGTAGCGGTTATCAAAGAAATGTTTTGTCATGGCTTCATTTACGGCAATTACCGGGAATTCCAGCTTGCCGTCTTTTTCCATTGCCTGCAGCCTTATAACACCGGTTGTGGTCTCTTCTGTGCCGCCGATAATTCCGGGGATAAGGTGCCTGTGCGTTTTGTGAATAGTGGAAACAAGGTCAGCGCCGTCATCCATTGTCAGCGCGGGTTTTGAAGCAAGCACTGCAAGTATGTGCGAATAATAAACTTTGTTTGATTCGCCTTTAATCGCGTAAGTGGGAATTCCAAAATCTTTTACAAGGCACGCCGCCACTTCATCCTGCGTGGAAAGCGGATTTGAAGCGCAGGCAACCACATTGGCGCCGCCTTCTTTTAACGTCCACAAAAGGTTAGCCGTCTCTGTAGTAATGTGCAGGCATGCCGCCATGTTAATACCTTTAAACGGTTTGGTCTTTTTAAATTCTTCCCTTATAAGGCGCAGGACAGGCATATTACGTTCTGCCCATTCCATTTTTCTTCTGCCTTCTTTTGCAAGTGTTATGTCCTTTACGTCATAATTTTTTTTCATTTCGCCTCCGTAAATTTTATTCCTTTATCTTTTGTTCTCGTAGGGACAGCACTCCCGCGCTGTCCGGTTCTTGTTCTTCTATTCAATTCAACTACGCGGACAGCGCAGGAGCGCTGTCCCTACATAAACCTAAATTATATATTATCTAAGCCCTGCCGC
This region of Candidatus Goldiibacteriota bacterium genomic DNA includes:
- a CDS encoding site-specific DNA-methyltransferase, whose translation is MKINVIIQGDCLEVLSGKIDKGTINLVYADPPYNLSGNGLNLTNNKTGGAFYKVNEKWDKWDTDDYFAFSFNWIKGVYEVLKEGGSLYISCSQHNIAEIILNAKRAGFKLNNIITWYKTNAMPNITKRTFTHSTEYVCWFVKGKKWVFNYNEVKKFNPNKTKDGQDKQMRDFLDFIELPVLQGKERIRGSKGRAAHPTQKPERLLELIIKASSNPGDVVLDPFFGTGTTGAVAAKLGRNWIGIEANSKYVKMAEKRLKKNKGE
- a CDS encoding AlwI family type II restriction endonuclease codes for the protein MKKRAKKIKVKKDKNNYKEMKFQTFCWSFGTTSFRVKDLAYKLYSQLVILKELKFEYPGKTWQELQGKFYDKMHKAGLATGDAKRKEKDARQFTSSLVQLGLTDEERIPTEVGEKLIRVIESSSAGNANILKLKPEAFIFFKQMLKLRMDFNGRDYKEFKIKPYQIIIYMLLVLEYLTYEELTYFVPLCKTVEEANETIGAIKKFRAGKLTVEVFLRGKIEQMTNYKSALDYFLNEKVDTAEKFAAIGIGRKGKKYDEIYFYIYNQILVFQSCKTDKARKKAVEGLLSQLKKVKDGEIKKNWSKLLFGSAKLKNGEDENISALDGSRIVKIKNENEFKTEFFYFLHVNKWIATLDDYFDLNKRFLSLTETIVFADGKATLDIIPKAYFAPIVDKLRDETINYTDNDAANFGKDLNIEDVYPYLIKSEDVLRKSIATLYPDYDISKPAAQYVHGKRVQRLNKIILDKFKPEDIKNMFLWFKNRNDADIASHFKDCEASIPTIFEYVMAIIWYLISERKVDVLEALNLTLDVNLLPKVHAAGGQSDIVFKYRGYNDLPDHDLLLEVTLTEKDSQRRNEMEPVSRHLGQYLIRINENAYAVFLANFIDNNVLCDFRQRKTTPFYDNGKSVQGLKIIPLDLIFLEKIVDENVNYDKLFAIFEKAYNDGEMDGVRWYNDKLNNEFNNLKG
- the lexA gene encoding repressor LexA, whose amino-acid sequence is MKNTLSESEIEALRHIRNAIMRYGKPPTVRALMKSLGFSSPRAVSYLLEKLSEKNIVKRGPEGLRIISDFTGDESRINTVDIPLVGEVSCGSPILAEQNVVDSISVAITLAKPPHKYFMLKAKGDSMNKKGINSGDLVLVRQQQTARNGDLVVALIDDEATIKEFRDLGDTVALLPHSTNPKHKPIILDRHFLIQGVVQKILSGLAA
- a CDS encoding PilZ domain-containing protein yields the protein MENYTEKRRHPRVSFQAKVALKAADTLEENEADDPLKNEIQADSADISITGLQIVTKNILPPGRMLRIEILVPDEPMPVVTFGRVEWCFSDSKKEGIWKAGVNFELLHPDHTKLLKRLTGEN
- a CDS encoding adenosylhomocysteinase; this encodes MKKNYDVKDITLAKEGRRKMEWAERNMPVLRLIREEFKKTKPFKGINMAACLHITTETANLLWTLKEGGANVVACASNPLSTQDEVAACLVKDFGIPTYAIKGESNKVYYSHILAVLASKPALTMDDGADLVSTIHKTHRHLIPGIIGGTEETTTGVIRLQAMEKDGKLEFPVIAVNEAMTKHFFDNRYGTGQSTLDGIIRATNVLLAGSTLVVCGYGWCGKGLAMRGAGAGANVIVTEVDPIKALEAKMDGYRVMPMSDAAAYGDVFVTVTGNLNVIRSEHFKKMKDNAIVCNSGHFNAEIDLPALEKLAVTKKEVRNMVVEYKLKNGHKINLLADGRLVNLATAEGHPAMVMDMSFANQAQGAEYMVKMGNKLKKKVYVVPEEIDRKIAEIKLKSMGVKLEKLTPEQVKYLNSWEEGT